From the genome of Longispora fulva:
CCCGCCGGGCAGGTGTTCACCGAGATCGAGGCCCCGCGCGGCACGCTCGGGGTGCACGCGGTGTCCAGCGGTGGGACCCGGCCGTACCGGGTGCACTTCCGGGAGCCGAGCTTCATCAACCTGCAGGCGATCCCGGCCATGGCCGAGGGCGGACTGCTGGCAGACGTAATCGCAGGCGGGGCCAGCTTGGACCCCGTGATGGGTGGGTGTGACCGCTAATGGCTTTCTCCGAAGAGACCTTCGTCCGGGCGAAGGAGATCATCGCCCGGTACCCGGAGGGGCACTCCCGGTCGGCTCTCCTGCCACTGCTGCACCTGGTGCAGGCCGAGGACGGCTACATCACGCCTGAGGGGATCGGCTTCTGCGCCGACCAGCTCGGCATCACCAAGGCGCAGGTCAACGCCGTGGCGACGTTCTACACGATGTACAAGCGCAAGCCCACGGGCGACTGGCTGGTCAGCGTGTGCACGAACACCATGTGCGACCGGATGGGTGGCCAGAAGGCCTACGAGGCGCTGAGCGAGTACCTGGGTGTCGGGCACGAGGAGACCACCTCCGACGGCAAGATCACCCTGGAGCACGCCGAGTGCCTGGCCGCCTGCGACTACGCGCCGGTGATGACGGTCAACTACGACTTCTTCGACGGTACCCAGGCCGCCGACGCCCTGGAGATCGTCAAGCAGCTCCAGAACGGCGAGACCCCGGTCCCCTCGCGGGCGCCGCGGCTCTGCTCGTTCCGCGAGATCCAGCTCCAGCTGGCCGGCTTCCCCGACGAGCGGCCCGGCGCGGTCGCCGAGGGCGTGGCGGGCGACCCCACCCTGGCCGGCGCGAGGCTCGCGGCGGACAACGGCGTCGCGGTGCCCGGGTTCGACCCGAACACCCCGATCGCGCGTAAGGAGGCAAGCGCATGAGCGGCCCGATCCACAAGCTCACCCCGGTGCTGACCAAGCGCTGGCTGTCGCCGGACGCCTGGAAGCTCGCCACCTACGAGCGGCTCGACGGGTACGCCGCGCTGCGCAAGGCCCTCAAGGCCGAGCCCGACGACCTGATCCAGCTCGTCAAGGACTCCGGCCTGCGCGGCCGGGGCGGCGCGGGCTTCCCGACCGGCATGAAGTGGGGCTTCATCCCGCAGGGTGACGGCAAGCCGCACTACCTCGTGGTCAACGCCGACGAGGGCGAGCCGGGCACCTGCAAGGACCTGCCGCTCATGTCGCACGACCCTCACTCGCTCATCGAGGGCGTGATCATCTCCTCGTACGCGATCCGGGCCAACTTCGCCGCGATCTACATCCGGGGCGAGGCCGTGCACGCCGCGCGCCGGCTGCGGGCCGCCGTGCAGGAGGCGTACACCCGGGGCTACCTGGGGCGGAACATCCTCGGCTCGGGGTACAACCTGGACCTGGTGATCCACTCGGGTGCCGGCGCGTACATCTGCGGCGAGGAGACGGCGCTGCTCGACTCGCTCGAGGGCTTCCGTGGCCAGCCCCGGCTGCGCCCGCCGTTCCCGGCGACCCACGGCCTCTACTCGAAGCCCACGGTCATCAACAACGTCGGCACCATCGCCAGCGTGCCCTACATCGTGCTGGGCGGCGCGGACTGGTGGAAGTCGATGGGCACGGAGAAGTCCTCCGGCCCGATGATCTACTCGCTGTCGGGCCGGATCAAGAACCCGGGCCAGTACGAGTGCGGGATGGGCATCACCCTCCGCGAGCTGATCGAGCTGGCCGGTGGCATGCAGGACGGCCACGAGCTGCGGTTCTGGACCCCGGGCGGGTCCTCGACGCCGCTGCTCACCGCCGAGCACCTGGACATGCCGCTGGACTTCGAGGGCGTGGGCGCGCAGGGCTCGATGCTCGGCACCACGGCCACCCAGTTGTTCAGCCAGCAGGACTGCCCGGTGTACGCGACGTACCGGTGGATCAAGTTCTACGCCCACGAGTCGTGCGGCAAGTGCACCCCGTGCCGCGAGGGCAACTACTGGATGATCCAGATCCTGCACCGCATTCTGGCCGGTCAGGGCGTCAAGAAGGACCTCGACACCCTGCTCGACGCGTGTGACAACCTGCTGGGCCGGTCGTTCTGCGGCCTGGGCGACGGCGCGACCAGCTCGGTCACGTCCTCGATCAAGTGGTTCGAGCAGGACTACCTCGACTACATCGAGGGTCGCAAGGCCCCGATGCTGAAGCCCGAGCTGGTGGGGGCGCACTGATGACGGACAAGGTCACCCTGACGATCGACGGGATCGAGGTCAGCGTCCCCAAGGGCACGCTGGTCATCCGGGCCGCCGAGCAGTTGGGCATCGACATCCCCCGGTTCTGCGACCACCCGCTGCTCGAGCCGGCCGGTGCCTGTCGGCAGTGTCTGGTCGACGTGGAGGGCCAGCGCAAGCCGGTCGCCTCGTGCACCCAGACCTGCGCCGACGGCATGGTCGTCAAGACCCAGCACACCTCGCAGGTCGCCGAGAAGGCCCAGGCCGGGATCATGGAGTTCCTGCTCCTGAACCACCCGCTGGACTGCCCGGTCTGCGACAAGGGCGGCGAGTGCCCCCTGCAGAACCAGGCGATGACGGCCGGCGCGCCCGAAGCCCGGTTCCACGAGGTCAAGCGGGAGTTCCGCAAGCCGCTGCCGATCTCGTCCCAGGTGCTGCTGGACCGCGAGCGCTGCATCCTCTGCCAGCGCTGCACCCGGTTCTCCGAGGAGATCGCCGGCGACCCGTTCATCGACCTGATGGAGCGCGGGGCGTCCGAGCAGATCGGCGTCGCCGAGGGCGAGCCGTTCAACTCCTACTTCTCCGGCAACACGGTGCAGATCTGCCCGGTGGGCGCGCTGACCGGTGCGCAGTACCGGTTCCGGGCCCGACCGTTCGACCTGGTCTCCACGCCGAGCGCCTGCGAGCACTGCGCCGCCGGCTGCGACCTGCGCACCGACTCGCGGCGGGGCAAGGTCATGCGCCGCCTCGCCGGGGACGACACGCAGGTCAACGAGGAGTGGAGCTGCGACAAGGGGCGCTGGGGCTTCCAGTACGTCAACGCCTTCGACCGGCTGACCGACCCGCTGATCCGCGACAAGGAGACCGGCCAGTTCCGCAAGGCCTCGTGGTCCGAGGCGCTGCGGTACGCGGCGGAGGGCCTTCGCGGCAAGAAGGCCGGCGTGCTCACCGGTGGCCGGCTGACCGTCGAGGACGCCTACGCGTACGCGAAGTTCGCCCGGGTCGCCCTCGGCACCAACGACATCGACTTCCGGGCCCGCCCGCACTCGACCGAGGAGGCCGAGTTCCTGGCCGCGGCGGTCGCGGCGGAGGGTTCCGCGAGCTACCTGGACATCGAGGCCGCCCCGGCGGTCGTCCTCGCAGGCCTGGAGCCGGAGGAGGAGTGCCCGATCCTGTTCCTGCGCCTGCGCAAGTCGTCGGTGAAGAACGGCGTGAAGGTGTTCTCCGTCCAGCCGTTCGCGACCGGGTCGGTCACGAAGACCAACGGCACGCTGATCCCGGCGGCCCCGGGCACCGAGGCCGAGGTCCTCGACGCCCTGATCGGCGACGTGCCGATCGACGGGGCCACCCCGGCGGTCGAGGCCGCGCGGCTCGCGCTCAACGAGCCGGGCGCGATCCTGCTGGTCGGCGAGCGCCTCGCCACGGTGCCGGGCGCGCTCAGCGCCGCGGTCGCCCTGGCTGAGGCCACCGGGGCGAAGCTCGCGTGGGTGCCGCGCCGGGCCGGTGACCGGGGCGCGATCGACGCCGGTTGCCTGCCGAACCTGCTCCCGGGTGGCCGCGTCGTGGACGACCTGTCCGCCCGCGCCCAGCTGGCCGAGCGGTGGGGCGTCGACTCCCTGCCGTCCACCCCGGGCCGCGACACGGCGGGCATCCTCGCCGCCGCCGCGTCCGGGGACGTCGAGGCGCTGGTCGTCGCGGGTGTCGACCCGCACGACCTGGCCGACGTCCGGGCCGCGGAGGCCGCGCTGGACGGCGTCGGGTTCCTGATCTCCCTCGAACTGCGGATGAGCGCGGTGGCCCGCCGGGCCGACGTGGTCTTCCCTGTCGCGGCGACCGTCGAGAAGGCCGGCTCCTTCCTGAACTGGGAGGGCCGGGTCCGCACGTTCGACCAGGTCCTGAGCCCCGGCACGATGCCCGACGCGCGGGTGTTGTCCGCGATCGCCGCCGAGCTGGGCGTGACCCTGGGCGGGGAGGTGGCCGCGCTGCGCAAGGAGCTGGGTCAGCTGCCGGCCGTCACGACCCGCCCGTCGGCCCCCCGGGTCCGCCCGGAGGAGCCGTTGTCCCCGGGACGCGGCCAGGCGGTGCTCGCCAGCTGGCGGATGCTGATCGACCTGGGCTCGATGACCGACGGCGACGACCACCTCGGCGGTACGGCGCGCACGCCCGTCGTCCGGCTCTCGCAGGCCACCGCGGACGCCATCGGGGCGACCGAGTCGGTGACCGTGGGTACGGGCACCGGAGCGATCACGCTGCCGCTGCAGGTCACGCACATGCCGGACCACGTGGTCTGGGTGCCGACGAACTCGCCCGGCTCGACGGTGCACCGCACGCTGGGCACCGTCGCCGGTGACGTGGTCAACATCAGTGCTGGAGGGGTGCAGTGAGCCTCGCTGACAGTCCGACGCTCGATCAGTTCGGCCACGACGTGTGGTGGATCATCCTGATCAAGGTCGTCGGCATCTTCGCCTTCCTGGTCGTGATGACGCTCTTCACGATCTGGTACGAGCGCAAGGTCGTCGGCCGGATGCAGCACCGGCCCGGCCCCAACCGGGTCGGTCCGGTCGGCTTGTTGCAGTCCCTCGCGGACGGCCTCAAGCTGGCGTTCAAGGAAGACATCATGCCGAAGCTGGCCGACAAGGCGGTGTTCTTCATCGCCCCGGTCATCTCGACGGTGTGCGCCTTCACCGCCTTCGCGATCATCCCGCTCGGCCCGAACGTGAGCATGTTCGGTCACAGGACGGCACTGCAGCTCACCGACCTCCCGGTCGCGGTGCTGCTCGTGCTCGCGTGCTCCGGTCTGGGCATCTACGGGATCGTGCTGGGCGGTTGGGCCTCCGGCTCGACGTACCCGCTGCTGGGTGGTCTGCGGTCCGCCGCGCAGATGATCTCCTACGAGGTCGCGATGGGGCTGTCCATCGTGGCCGTCTTCATGACCGCCGGCTCGATGTCGACGAGCGAGATCGTGGCCGCGCAGGCCGACGGCCGCCAGCAGCACCTCTTCGGCCAGGACGTCACCCTGCCCGGCTGGTACGCGATCCTGCTGCTGCCGAGCTTCCTGATCTACTTCATCTCGGCGGTCGGCGAGACCAACCGGGCGCCGTTCGACCTGCCCGAGGCGGAGTCGGAGCTGGTCGGTGGGTTCCACACGGAGTACAGCTCGCTGAAGTTCGCGCTGTTCTTCCTCGCCGAGTACATCAACATGGTGACCGTGTCGGGCCTGTGCACGACGTTGTTCCTCGGCGGTTGGCGGGCCCCGGCCCCGATCACGTCGTTCTGGGCGGGCGCGAACAGCGGCTGGTACCCGATGATCTGGTTCACGGTCAAGGTGCTGATCCTGCTGTTCGTCTTCGTCTGGCTGCGGGGCACGCTGCCGCGCCTGCGGTACGACCAGTTCATGCGCTTCGGCTGGAAGGTCCTGGTCCCGGTCAACCTGGTCTGGATCCTCCTGGTCGCCGGCGTGCGGGTGGCCCCGAAGGCCGACCGTTCGGTGCAGATCGCGATCTGGACCGGATTCGCCGTGCTGTTCGCGGTGATCATCCTGTTCTGGCCGAAGAAGCAGCCGACGGCGCCGGCCCGGGCGGCCGACGAGAAGCGCCCAGCCGGCAGCTTCCCGATGCCGCCGATGGATCTCGTGGTCCCGCCGAGCCCCCGGCTCAAGCGCGTGGCCGTCGAACATGCCGCCGCCAGCGGCGAGCAGGGAGAGTAACGGTGTTCGAGTCTGTCAAGGGCTTCGGCGTCACCTTCGCGCACATGTTCAAGAAGGTCGTGACCGAGGAGTACCCGGAGTACCGCAAGCCGACCGCGCCGCGCTACCACGGCCGCCACATCCTCAACCGTCACCCGGACGGGCTGGAGAAGTGCGTCGGCTGCGAGCTGTGCGCGTGGGCGTGCCCGGCCGACGCGATCTACGTCGAGGGCGCGGACAACTCCGACGGCGAGCGCTACTCGCCCGGTGAGCGCTACGCCGGCGTGTACCAGATCAACTACGCCCGCTGCATCTTCTGCGGGCTGTGCATCGAGGCCTGCCCGACGCGTTCGTTGACGATGAGCAACGAGTACGAGCTGGCCAGCGACTCCCGCAAGGACCTGATCTTCACGAAGGAGCAGCTCCTCGCGCCGCTGCTGCCGGGCATGGAGCAGCCGCCGCACCCGATGCGGCTCGGCGAGTCGGAGAAGGACTACTACGTGGGCGCGCTGACCAACCCCGGCACCAGTGCCGGGGCGGAGCGGGTCAAGCCCGGGGGTGTGGCATGAACACGGCGGTAGAGACGCTGCCGGCGGCTTCGGCGGGCGCCTGGATCGTCTGGGGCATCCTCGCCCTGGTGGCGGTCGCGGGTGGCATCGGCATGGTGCTGGCGAAGAACGCCGTGCACTCGGCCCTGTTCCTGGTCTGCACGATGCTCACCCTGGGTGTCTTCTACATCATCCAGGCCGGCCCGTTCATCGGCATGGTGCAGATCATCGTCTACACCGGCGCGATCATGATGCTGTTCCTGTTCGTGCTGATGCTGATCGGCCGGGACTCCTCGGACTCGCTGATCGAGACCCTGCGCGGCCAGCGCACCGCGGCCCTGCTGTTGGGCCTCGGGTTCGCCGGGCTGCTCGTGACCGGTCTGGTCCGCGGGCTCGGCAGCACGAAGGCCACCGGACTGGCGCAGGCCAACGCCGACGGCAACACCCAGGGCATCGCGAAGGTGCTGTTCACCTCGTACGTCTTCGCGTTCGAGGTCTCCAGCGCCCTGCTGATCACCGCGGCGGTCGGCGCGATGCTGCTGGCCCACGTCGAGAAGACCAAGGCCGAGAAGGTCACCCAGCGCGACCTGATGCACGCCCGGTTCGCGCCCGGCAACTACCCGGCCCCCAAGCCGGGCCCGGGCGTGTTCGCCGCGACGAACTCCGTCGCCGCCCCCGGGCTGCTGCCCGACGGCACGGTGGCCGGCCGGAGCCTGACAGCGCTCGTGCCGACCCGGGAGCTCACCGCGGCCGAGGCCCAGCCGAAGGGGACGGAGAAGTAATGGAGAACATCGACCCGAGCGCGTACATCGGGCTCTCCGCACTGCTCTTCACGATCGGCGCGGTGGGCGTCCTCATCCGCCGGAACGCGATCGTGGTGTTCATGTGCGTCGAGCTGATGCTGAACGCCGCGAACCTCGCCCTGGTCACGTTCAGCCGGATGAACGGCAACCTGGACGGGCAGATCATCGCGTTCTTCGTGATGGTCGTGGCCGCCGCCGAGGTCGTCATCGGCCTGGCGATCATCATGTCTATCTTCCGGACCCGCCGCTCGGCCTCGGTCGACGACGCCAACCTGCTGAAGTACTAAGAGGTACCGGTGGAAAAGACTGTGCACTTCGCCGACGCGACCGGGATGTTGACCAACATCTGGCTGCTCGTCGCGATCCCGCTCGTCAGCTCGGCTGTGCTCTTCCTGCTCGGCAAGCGTGCCGACAAGTGGGGTCACTGGCTGGGCGTCGCGAGCGTCGCGGCTTCCTTCGTTCTCGGGGTGATCTTCTTCTTCCAGCTCAAGGGGCTGGACGAGGGAGCCCGCTCGGCCCAGGTGAAACTCTTCGAGTTCATCCCGGTCGGCGGGCTGAAGATCGACTTCGGGCTGCTCTTCGACCCGCTGGCGGCCGTCTTCGTGCTGCTGATCACGGGTGTGGGTTCGCTGATCCACCTGTACGCGACGGGCTACATGGCCCACGACCCGGGACGTCGGCGGTTCTTCGCCTTCTTCAACCTGTTCGTGGCCGCGATGCTGCTGCTGGTGCTCGGCAACAACTACGTGATGCTGTACTTCGGCTGGGAGGGCGTCGGTCTCGCCTCGTACCTGCTGATCTCGTTCTTCTTCGACAAGCCCAGCGCGGCGACGGCCGGCAAGAAGGCCTTCCTGATGAACCGGGTGGGTGACGCCGGGTTCGCGATCGCGCTGTTCCTGATGTTCCAGCAGCTCGGCACCGTCAACTACGAGGGCGTCTTCAACGGCGTCACCGGGCTGTCGAAGACCGTGGTCCTGATGATGGGCCTGCTGCTGCTGATCGGGGCGTGCGGCAAGTCCGGCCAGTTCCCGCTGCAGGCGTGGTTGCCCGACGCGATGGAGGGCCCGACCCCGGTGTCGGCGCTCATCCACGCGGCGACGATGGTCACCGCCGGCGTCTACCTGATCGCCCGCTCCAACGCCGTGTTCAGCGCGAACGCGACGCTGCAGACGGTCGTGGTGAGCGTCGGGGCCCTGACCCTGCTGATCGGGTGCGTGATCGGCTGCGCGAAGGACGACATCAAGCGGGTGCTCGCGTACTCGACCGTCTCCCAGATCGGCTACATGTTCCTGGGCGTCGGGCTGGGCGGAGCCGCGTACGCGCTGGCCATCATCCACCTGCTCGCCCACGGCTTCTTCAAGGCCGGCATGTTCCTCGGGGCCGGCTCGGTCATGCACGGCATGCAGGACCAGGTGGACATCCGCCGGTTCGGCGGGCTGTGGAAGTACATGAAGATCACCTGGGCCACCTTCGGGCTCGGCTACCTGGCGATCATCGGCATCCCGCCGCTGTCGGGCTTCTTCTCCAAGGACCCGATCATCGAGTCGGCGTTCAACCGCCCCGGCTGGACGGGCTGGCTGTTCGGCGGCGCGGCCCTGCTGGGCGCGGGTCTGACGGCGTTCTACATGACCCGGCTGTTCGTGCTCACGTTCCACGGTCCGAAGCGCTGGACCGACGGGCAGCACCCGCACGAGTCGCCGGCCGTGATGACGATCCCGCTGATCCTGCTGGCGGTCGGCTCGGTCGCCGCGGGTTGGCTCATGTCGACCTCGGTCGTCGACTGGCTGAAGCCGGTCCTCGGCGGGGAAGAGGTCCACGAGGTCGAGAAGATGCCCGCCTGGGTGGTCACGACCCTGGTCCTCGCGGTGGTGGTTCTCGGCGGCGGCCTCGCCTACGCGCTGTTCCGCAAGGGCACCGCCCTCGAGGAGGAGCCGGCCGGTCCGGTCGTCACCGCCGCACGCAACAACCTCTACGCCGACACGTTCAACGAGTTGGTGTTCGAGCTTCCCGGTAAGTACCTGACCCGGGCGCTGGTGTACTTCGACAACAAGGGCGTCGACGGCCTCGTCAACGGACTCGCGGCCATGGTCGGGGGCGGCTCCGGCCGACTCCGCCGGACGCAGACCGGTTTCGTGCGCACGTACGCCCTGTCCATGCTGGGAGGTGCGCTGCTCGTGGTAGCCGCGCTGATGGCGGTGACGCTCGGATGAGCAACTTTCCGTACCTGAGTCTGCTCGTCGGGCTGCCCCTGGTGGGCTCCGCGGTGCTGGCGTTCCTGCCCCGGAGTCAGGGGGCGCTGGCCAAGAAGCTCGCGCTCGTCTGGACCCTGGTGACGCTCGGCCTGACGGTGGCCCTCTGGGTCGCCTTCAAGGCCAACGGGGCCCGGTTCCAGCTCAAGGAGTCCTACGCCTGGATCCCGCAGTGGGACGTCCACTTCTCGTTCTTCGTGGACGGCATCGCCCTGGTCATGATCGCGCTGATCGGCGTGCTCGTCCCGCTGGTCGTCGTGGCCAGCTGGAAGACCGTGGAGAAGCTGGACGGCAAGCGGAGCGTTCCGGCGTACTTCGCCCTCCTCCTCGCCCTGCAGGGCCTGATGACCGGCGCGTTCGCGTCGAGTGACGTCCTGCTGTTCTACGTGTTCTTCGAGGCCATGCTGGTCCCGATGTACTTCCTGATCGGCTCGTACGGGGAGACCCCGCGTCGGCAGTACGCCGCCGTGAAGTTCTTCCTCTACTCGCTGGTCGGCGGCCTGTTCATGCTCGCGGCCGTGATCGGCCTGTGGGTGTACGGCGGGCACACGTTCAACTGGGAGACCCTCCAGCAGGCCGACTTCAACACGATGGCCGAGCGCTGGATGTTCCTCGGGTTCTTCATCGCGTTCGCGATCAAGGCGCCGTTCTTCCCGTTCCACACCTGGCTGCCCGACGCCGGTGGCGCGGCCCCGGCCCCGGCCGCCGCGCTGCTCGTCGCGGTCATGGACAAGGTGGGCACGTTCGGCATCCTGCGGTACTGCCTGTCGCTGTTCCCGAACGCCTCGAAGTACTTCGCGCCCCTGGCCATCGCGCTGTCGCTTGTCGGCATCATCTACGCGGCGCTGCTCGCCGTGGGCCAGGACAACCTGAAGCGCCTCGTGGCGTACACGTCGGTGGCGCACTTCGGTTTCATCGGCATCGGGATCTTCGCGTTCACCACCCAGTCGGGTACGGGCGCGGTGCTCTACATGCTCAACCACGGTCTCGCGACCGGCCTGCTGTTCCTGGTCGTCGGCTTCCTGGTCGCCCGGCGCGGCAGCGCGTCGATCAAGGACTTCGGCGGCGCGGGCAAGTTGGTGCCGATCCTCGCCGGGGTGTTCTTCCTCGCCGGTCTGGCCTCGCTGGCCCTGCCGGGCACCAGCCCGTTCGTGTCCGAGTTCCTGGTGCTGATCGGCGTGTTCTCGGTCTACAAGACCGTCGCCGTGATCGCCACGCTCGGCATTGTGCTGGCCGCCGGGTACGTCCTGTGGATGTACCAGCGGACCATGCAGGGCACCCTGAACCCGGCCCTGAAGGAGGTGCCGGCGATGAACAAGGACATCAAGGTCCGCGAGCTCGTCGTCGTCGCCCCGCTGATCGCGTTGATCCTGCTGCTCGGCTTCTACCCGAAGCCGGTCATCGACGTGATCAACCCGGCCGTCAAGGCCACGCTCATCCAGGATCTCGGGAAGAGCGACCCGGCTCCGATCTCGACGGAGGCAAAGAAGTGACGTTCCAGTTGCCGCACCTCGACTACCTGGCGCTGGCGCCGATGCTGGTCCTGTTCGGGGCGGCGTGCGCGAGCATCCTGGTCGAGGCAGCAGTGCCGCGCGACTGGCGCTTCCGGGTGCAGGTTCCGCTGACGCTGATCTCGCTGATCGTGGCCGGGGGCTTCCTGGTCAAGCTGGCGACGAAGTACGCCGACGACGACGGGGTCATCCAGCAGGGCACGCTCACGGCGGGCAAGGCCGTGGCGATCGACGGCCCGGCGCTGTTCCTGCAGGGCGCGCTCGTCGTGCTCGGCATCATCGCCGTGCTGCTGATCTCCGAGCGCAGGCTGGAGACCGGGGGCGCGTTCGTGGCCCAGGCCGCCGTGACGGCCGGCTCGCAGGCCGACCGCCGGCAGGCCAAGACCGGCGGCGCCACCGAGGTGTACGCCATGGTGCTGTTCGCCCTGGCCGGCATGCTGCTGTTCTGTGCCGCCAACGACCTGCTGACCATGTTCGTGGCGCTCGAGGTGTTCTCGCTGCCGCTGTACCTGCTCTGCGCTCTGGCCCGCCGTCGCCGGCTGCTCAGCCAGGAGGCGTCGCTCAAGTACTTCCTGCTGGGCGCCTTCGCCTCGGCGTTCTTCCTGTACGGCGTCGCCATGATCTACGGTTTCGCCGGCCGGATCGACTTCGCGAGCATCCACCAGGCGGTGGTCACCTCGGAGCGGAGCAAGACGCTGCTGGTGATCGGCCTGGCGATGCTGGCCATCGGGCTGCTGTTCAAGATCGCGGCTGTCCCGTTCCACGTGTGGACCCCGGACGTCTACCAGGGCGCCCCGACCCCGGTCACCGCCTTCATGGCCGCGTGCACCAAGGTCGCGGCGTTCGGTGGCCTGATCCGGGTGCTGTACGTGGCGTTCGAGCGGTCGAGCTGGGACTTCCGGCCCGTCCTCGGCGCGGTCGCGGCCCTCACCATGATCATCGGTGCGGTGCTCGCGGTCACCCAGACGGACATCAAGCGCCTGCTGGCCTACTCCTCGATCGCCAACGCCGGTTACCTGCTGACCGGCGCGCTGGCGATGAACTCGGACGGCCTGCGGTACACGATGTTCTACCTGGTCGCCTACGGCTTCACCGTGCTCGCCGCGTTCGGGATCATCACCCTGGTCCGCGACGCCGACGGCGAGGCCACCCACCTGTCCCGGTGGGCCGGGCTGGGCCGGCGCTCGCCGCTGGTCGCCGCGGTGTTCACGTTCCTGATGCTCGCGTTCGCCGGTATCCCCCTGACCAGCGGTTTCACCGCCAAGTTCGGGGTCTTCGCGGCGGCCGTCGGCGGGAACATGACCTGGCTGGTGATCGTCGGCGTGGTCAGCAGCATGATCCTCGCGTTCCCGTACCTGCGGGTCGTCGTGCTCATGTGGCTGTCCGAAGCGGGCGAGGACACCCCGACCGTATCCATTCCGGGCATGTTCACCTCGATCGCCGTCGCGTTCGGTGTGATCCTGACCCTCGTACTCGGCGTGGTCCCGCAGGCGGCTCTCCAGCTCGCCATCAACGC
Proteins encoded in this window:
- a CDS encoding NADH-quinone oxidoreductase subunit G is translated as MTDKVTLTIDGIEVSVPKGTLVIRAAEQLGIDIPRFCDHPLLEPAGACRQCLVDVEGQRKPVASCTQTCADGMVVKTQHTSQVAEKAQAGIMEFLLLNHPLDCPVCDKGGECPLQNQAMTAGAPEARFHEVKREFRKPLPISSQVLLDRERCILCQRCTRFSEEIAGDPFIDLMERGASEQIGVAEGEPFNSYFSGNTVQICPVGALTGAQYRFRARPFDLVSTPSACEHCAAGCDLRTDSRRGKVMRRLAGDDTQVNEEWSCDKGRWGFQYVNAFDRLTDPLIRDKETGQFRKASWSEALRYAAEGLRGKKAGVLTGGRLTVEDAYAYAKFARVALGTNDIDFRARPHSTEEAEFLAAAVAAEGSASYLDIEAAPAVVLAGLEPEEECPILFLRLRKSSVKNGVKVFSVQPFATGSVTKTNGTLIPAAPGTEAEVLDALIGDVPIDGATPAVEAARLALNEPGAILLVGERLATVPGALSAAVALAEATGAKLAWVPRRAGDRGAIDAGCLPNLLPGGRVVDDLSARAQLAERWGVDSLPSTPGRDTAGILAAAASGDVEALVVAGVDPHDLADVRAAEAALDGVGFLISLELRMSAVARRADVVFPVAATVEKAGSFLNWEGRVRTFDQVLSPGTMPDARVLSAIAAELGVTLGGEVAALRKELGQLPAVTTRPSAPRVRPEEPLSPGRGQAVLASWRMLIDLGSMTDGDDHLGGTARTPVVRLSQATADAIGATESVTVGTGTGAITLPLQVTHMPDHVVWVPTNSPGSTVHRTLGTVAGDVVNISAGGVQ
- the nuoL gene encoding NADH-quinone oxidoreductase subunit L → MLTNIWLLVAIPLVSSAVLFLLGKRADKWGHWLGVASVAASFVLGVIFFFQLKGLDEGARSAQVKLFEFIPVGGLKIDFGLLFDPLAAVFVLLITGVGSLIHLYATGYMAHDPGRRRFFAFFNLFVAAMLLLVLGNNYVMLYFGWEGVGLASYLLISFFFDKPSAATAGKKAFLMNRVGDAGFAIALFLMFQQLGTVNYEGVFNGVTGLSKTVVLMMGLLLLIGACGKSGQFPLQAWLPDAMEGPTPVSALIHAATMVTAGVYLIARSNAVFSANATLQTVVVSVGALTLLIGCVIGCAKDDIKRVLAYSTVSQIGYMFLGVGLGGAAYALAIIHLLAHGFFKAGMFLGAGSVMHGMQDQVDIRRFGGLWKYMKITWATFGLGYLAIIGIPPLSGFFSKDPIIESAFNRPGWTGWLFGGAALLGAGLTAFYMTRLFVLTFHGPKRWTDGQHPHESPAVMTIPLILLAVGSVAAGWLMSTSVVDWLKPVLGGEEVHEVEKMPAWVVTTLVLAVVVLGGGLAYALFRKGTALEEEPAGPVVTAARNNLYADTFNELVFELPGKYLTRALVYFDNKGVDGLVNGLAAMVGGGSGRLRRTQTGFVRTYALSMLGGALLVVAALMAVTLG
- a CDS encoding NADH-quinone oxidoreductase subunit J, which gives rise to MNTAVETLPAASAGAWIVWGILALVAVAGGIGMVLAKNAVHSALFLVCTMLTLGVFYIIQAGPFIGMVQIIVYTGAIMMLFLFVLMLIGRDSSDSLIETLRGQRTAALLLGLGFAGLLVTGLVRGLGSTKATGLAQANADGNTQGIAKVLFTSYVFAFEVSSALLITAAVGAMLLAHVEKTKAEKVTQRDLMHARFAPGNYPAPKPGPGVFAATNSVAAPGLLPDGTVAGRSLTALVPTRELTAAEAQPKGTEK
- the nuoH gene encoding NADH-quinone oxidoreductase subunit NuoH, giving the protein MSLADSPTLDQFGHDVWWIILIKVVGIFAFLVVMTLFTIWYERKVVGRMQHRPGPNRVGPVGLLQSLADGLKLAFKEDIMPKLADKAVFFIAPVISTVCAFTAFAIIPLGPNVSMFGHRTALQLTDLPVAVLLVLACSGLGIYGIVLGGWASGSTYPLLGGLRSAAQMISYEVAMGLSIVAVFMTAGSMSTSEIVAAQADGRQQHLFGQDVTLPGWYAILLLPSFLIYFISAVGETNRAPFDLPEAESELVGGFHTEYSSLKFALFFLAEYINMVTVSGLCTTLFLGGWRAPAPITSFWAGANSGWYPMIWFTVKVLILLFVFVWLRGTLPRLRYDQFMRFGWKVLVPVNLVWILLVAGVRVAPKADRSVQIAIWTGFAVLFAVIILFWPKKQPTAPARAADEKRPAGSFPMPPMDLVVPPSPRLKRVAVEHAAASGEQGE
- the nuoF gene encoding NADH-quinone oxidoreductase subunit NuoF, whose product is MSGPIHKLTPVLTKRWLSPDAWKLATYERLDGYAALRKALKAEPDDLIQLVKDSGLRGRGGAGFPTGMKWGFIPQGDGKPHYLVVNADEGEPGTCKDLPLMSHDPHSLIEGVIISSYAIRANFAAIYIRGEAVHAARRLRAAVQEAYTRGYLGRNILGSGYNLDLVIHSGAGAYICGEETALLDSLEGFRGQPRLRPPFPATHGLYSKPTVINNVGTIASVPYIVLGGADWWKSMGTEKSSGPMIYSLSGRIKNPGQYECGMGITLRELIELAGGMQDGHELRFWTPGGSSTPLLTAEHLDMPLDFEGVGAQGSMLGTTATQLFSQQDCPVYATYRWIKFYAHESCGKCTPCREGNYWMIQILHRILAGQGVKKDLDTLLDACDNLLGRSFCGLGDGATSSVTSSIKWFEQDYLDYIEGRKAPMLKPELVGAH
- the nuoI gene encoding NADH-quinone oxidoreductase subunit NuoI codes for the protein MFESVKGFGVTFAHMFKKVVTEEYPEYRKPTAPRYHGRHILNRHPDGLEKCVGCELCAWACPADAIYVEGADNSDGERYSPGERYAGVYQINYARCIFCGLCIEACPTRSLTMSNEYELASDSRKDLIFTKEQLLAPLLPGMEQPPHPMRLGESEKDYYVGALTNPGTSAGAERVKPGGVA
- the nuoK gene encoding NADH-quinone oxidoreductase subunit NuoK codes for the protein MENIDPSAYIGLSALLFTIGAVGVLIRRNAIVVFMCVELMLNAANLALVTFSRMNGNLDGQIIAFFVMVVAAAEVVIGLAIIMSIFRTRRSASVDDANLLKY